The window CGTGTTCGGCTTCACCGCCGAGGAGGCGCTCGGCCAGTCGCTGGACATCATCATTCCGGACCGTCAGCGCCAACGCCATTGGGACGGCTACGATCAGGTGATGAAGACGGGCGAGAGCCGTTACGGCAGCGGCGATCTTCTGTCGGTGCCGGCGACGCGCAAGGACGGAACCCGCATCTCGGTGGAGTTCACCATCGTGCCGCTGAAGGATGCGGACGGCGCCATGATGGGGATGGCGGCGGTCATGCGCGACGTCACCGCCCGGTTCGACGAAGTGAAGGCCCTGCGCCGCCAAGCCGCCGGACGCTGAAACGCTCATTATCCCGGGAGAGCCACGCAGCGTTCGATGCGTGGCTCTCCGAAATCGGAACCCTCATGGGCGGGGGCAGTTGAGAGGAGGCGATATCCTCAAGACATCAGCGTAGGGAGTGCGACATGCGCAATCTGATGATCGCGGCGTCGGCCGCGATGCTTCTGGCCGCCTGTTCGGGTATGGATGGTGGCGGAATGAGCGGCGGCAGTTCCGGCAGCAGCATTTCGGGCGGCGGCACGTCCGGCAGCCAGGGTGTGGACGAGCCGAACGTCAATCCGAACGCGACCACCTCCAGCCCTGGTCCTTACAGCGGAGGCCCCTACAGCGGGTCGGGGGTGAGCGAGCCGCAAAGCCGCACCCGGTCGCCCAACGAGTCCGGCATGGACCAGGGCATGACACGCCAATCCCTCCCGAACCGCTCCGGCACCGGGTGGTAACCCGCAACGGCACGGCCATCCTGCGGAATTCCGGACCCGGGCGAATAGGGAGAGCCTGACCGGCCTGTTCTGGAACCCGCGGCGGTCGGCGAGGTTCCTACCCTGCCGGCCACGCCGGCTGGGTTTCAGAACGCGCAGGAGTTGTCCATGCTGAAATGGGCGTTGATCTTTTTCGTGGTGTCTCTGGTCGCCGGCGCGCTCGGCTTCACCAACGTGTCGTCGGCCACCGCGGGAGTCGCGAAGATCCTCTTCGGGATCGCGCTGATCATCTTCCTGGTCTTCCTGGTGCTCGCCCTGCTGGCCGGCGAGGTGATTTTCTGATCCGTCAGCGGAGCCCCGCTGACTGGGGACGAAGAATGGACAGCGCGCGGGCGAAGGCCTGATCGTTGGCCGCGTTGGGGATGCCGTTGGACGGTAGGGCGGATTGCCCGTCCTCCGCAGCCGGCTCCGCGATGGTCTCGTCGGGCTGGATGCCGATCTGGTGGATCGACTGGCCCGACGGTGTGTAGTAGCGCGCCGTGGTCAGCTTCAGCGCCCCGCTGTCGAAGGGGATGACGCTCTGGATGATCCCCTTGCCGAAGGTCGTCGTGCCGATCACCGTCGCGCGCCGGTGGTCCTTGAGCGCCCCGGTCAGGATCTCCGCGGCGGAGGCGGATTTCGCGTTGACCAGCACCACCAGCGGCAGGCCGTCCGTCTCGTCACCCGGCGTGGCGATGTAGGTCTTGTCCGCCCCGCGTCCGGGGCCGCGGGCGGTCAGGATCGTTCCCTTGTCGAGGAAGGCGTCGGCGACGCGGACGCTCGCCTGCACCAGCCCGCCGGGGTTGTCGCGCACATCGATGATGAAGCCGCCGATGTCCGGCCCGATCCGCTCGCGCAGCGAGCGGATGGCCGTGCTGACCCCGGTGGCGGTCTGACGGTCGAAGCGGGTGATGCGGATGTAGCCCACCGTCCCGACGGCGCCCAGCCGGACCGAGGGAATGCGCAGCTTGCCGCGGACCACGCTGACCTCGAAAGGGTCGGGCATGCCGGCGCGCAGGACGGTCAGCGACACCGCCGCCCCTTCCGGACCGCTCAGCATCTGCTTGACGGTCGCCAGTTCCGCCCCGCCTACCGGCTGCTGGTCCACCGCCAGGATCACGTCGCCGGAGCGCAGCCCGGCGGCCTCGGCGGGGGACTCGGGAACGGTCTCGACAATGCGGACGCGGGTGCCGTGGGCCTCGTAGCGGATGCCCAGCCCGGCGAAGGCACCGTCGTTCGACGCCTGCAACTGGCGGTATTCGCCATCGTCGAGATAGGCGGAGTAGCGGTCCCGCCCGGCCATCGCCTTGATGGCGATGTCGACCAGTTCATGGTCGGTCAGCGGCTCGACATATTGGCCGCGGATGGTGCGCAGCGCCCGGACGAAGCGGTCGACCTCCTCCGCCTCCGTACTGTGGCCATAAGGGGTTGCATCGCCGGCCTGCGCGCTCCGTCCAGCGGTCATACCGCCTGGGATCGCGAGGAAGGCGCAAAGGGCGGCGGCGGTGACGAGGCGCAGCTTCACGGCGGCAATCTCTCGGGATCGGAGCGGCGATGCTTCGAAATTAGCCGCGAATTGGTTTATGTACCGTTAACCATAACCGGAGCGTGTTGGTCCTTGCCCAGGCTGTCGGACCGCCGCCATGCCGGCTCCGACAGGCGTTCGACCAGGAAGTCGGCCAGGACCCCGACCTTCGCCGGGCGTGTGCGGGCCGACGGCGTGACGAAGTAGAGCCCGCCTTTCGGCAGTGACCAGTCGGTCAGGATGGCGGTCAGCCGCCCGTCCGCCAGATGCTCCGTGGCCATGAACTCCGGCAGTTCGGCGATCGCCAAGCCCTCCAGGAGCATCGGCACCAGGGCGTCGGCGTTGGTGACGCGCAGCGGGCCGGATGGCGTGACACTCTCCTCCTCGCCGGCGCCGTTGGTGAAATGCCAGATGTCCTGGCGCCGCCGGTAGGCGTAGCCCAGGCAATGGTGGTCCTTCAGGTCACGGGGATGCCGGGGCAGGCCGTGGCGGGCGATGTAGCGGGGGGCGGCAAGGACGACGGGAGCGATGGGGCACAGCCGCCGCGCCACCAGCGAACTGTCCGGAAGCACGGCGATCCGCAGCGCAGCGTCGAAGCCCTCCCCAACCAAGTCGACGGTCGCGTCGCTCAGATGCAGGTCGATGGAAATCTCCGGATAGAGACGGAAGAAGTCCGGCAGCAGGGGCGCCACCCAGCGCAGCCCGAACGACATCGGCACCGCCAGACGGATCAGACCGCGCGGGCGGCTGGACAGTTCACGCGCCGCGTTCTCGGCCGCTTCCGCCTCGTCATAGAGGCGCATCGCGCGCTCGGCCAGGGAATGGCCGAAATCGGTCAAGGCCAGCCGGCGCGATGTGCGGTTGAACAACCGTCCGCCCAACCGCTCCTCCAGCCGGCCGACCGCGCGCGACACCGTGGCGACCGACACGCCCATGGCGCGGGCCGCACCGGCGAAGGAGCGCTCCTCCACCACCTTGGCGAACATCGCCAGGCCCTCGAAATCCGGCAGCTTCGACATCGCCAATCCTGCAACGATGGTTTTCAGTCGTTTCTATTTCGATGTGTGTCCGCCGTCGATAGCTTTGTCTCCAGCGAACAACCCAGTCCCAAGGAGACTTCCGATGTCACGCAAGCTTGACGGCAAGATCGCCCTCGTCACCGGCGCCACCAGCGGCATCGGCCTCGCCGCGGCCAAGCGCTTCGCCGCCGAAGGTGCGGCCGTCTATCTCACCGGCCGTCGCCAATCCGAACTGGAGGCCGCGGTCGCGGCGATCCGGGACGCCGGCGGCACGGCGACGGGGGTGCAGGCCGACTCGTCCAATCTGGCCGATCTCGATCGGCTCTATGCCCAAATCCAGAGCGAGGCGGGCCGTCTTGACGTGCTGTACGCCAACGCCGGCGGCGGCGGCATGCTGCCGCTGGGCGCCATCACCGAGGATCAGTACGAGGACACGTTCAACCGCAATGTGAAGGGCGTGCTGTTCACCGTGCAGAAGGCGCTGCCGCTGCTCGGCCGGGGCGCGTCGGTGATCCTCGCCGGGTCCACCGCCGGCAGCATGGGCACGGCGGCCTTCAGCGTCTACAGCGCCAGCAAGGCGGCGGTGCGCAACTTCGCCCGCAGTTGGATCCTCGACCTGAAAGACCGCGGCATCCGCGTCAACACGCTCAGCCCCGGTCCGATCCGCACGCCGGGTCTGGTCGAGCTGGCCGGTCCGGACGCGGCGCAGCAGCAAGGGCTGGTGGATTATCTGGCGGCGCAGGTGCCGCTGGGCCGCGTCGGCGATCCCGACGAAATCGCCAAGGCCGCTGTCTTCCTGGCGTCCGACGACAGCAGCTTCGTCAACGGCGTGGAACTGTTCGCCGACGGCGGCATGGCCCAGGTTTGAAGTCAAATCCGAGGAAGGGACCGGGGGAACGGTTTCCGATCCCCCGCCCAACACTGGAAAGCGTCCTTACGCCTGATCCAGGGTGATCCCTTCGATCAGGTCGCCCACATCGTCGCAGCGGTCGGTGACGGCTTCCAGCAGTTCGTAGACCTCGCGGCGGCCCAGGAAGTCGATCATCTCCGGACGCTCGGCGATCAGGGACTTCATGGCGTCGCGCAGGATCTCGTCGGCCTCGTCCTCCAAATCGGAGATCTGGCCGCAGATGTGCAGGATGCGGTCGGCGTGGACGGAGATCTTGGTCAGCAGCGGCATGACCTCGGACAGCAGGGCCGCTTGGCGGCGGCCGATCGCCGCCATGCGCATCATCCGGTCGTCGAAGGTCTCGATGCCGTAGAGCGCGGCGAGGCGCGGCACTTCGTCCATCAGGTCGATGCAATCATCCAGCGCGTTGATCAGCGCCTGGATCTCCGACCGGTCGAAGGGGGTGATGAAGGCGCGGTGCAACCCGCGCCCGGCGTCCTTGGCGACGCGGTCGGCGTCCTTCTCGATCCGCTTCAGCGTCGCGGTGCGGTCGGCGCGCTCCTCCGGACCGGCCTGCATGACGGCTTCCAGGGCGGCGGCGGCGTCGACGATGTGGCGGGCCTGCTCGATGAATTGCTCAATGACCCGCTCTTCCTTCGGCATCATGGAGCGGATGGCGCGCAGCAGCAGCATGGAAACGGTTCTCTCGGTCGGTTCTGCCGTTTCCTCTTAACGCCGGACGTCATGAAATTGCAGCAAAAACGTCATACGGGCAGGACAGGGCAGACAGGCCGGGGGAGAAAGCCCCGGCCTGCCGTGTCCTGCGCCGTCCTTACACCATGCCGGAGCGGGTGAAGGGCAGGTGGTGCAGGCGCTTGCCGGTGGCGGCGAAGACCGCGTTGGCGACCGCCGGGGCGGCGGTCGGCACGCCGGGCTCGCCGACGCCGGTCGGACGGGCGGTGGAGGGGAGGATGTGCACCTCGACCGGCGGCATCTCCGAATTGCGGAGCGGTTGGTAGGTGTCGAAGTTGCTCTGGTCCACCAGCCCGCCGGTCAGCGTGATCTCGTCGCGCAGCGCGTGGCCGATGGCCCAGCCGGTGCCGCCGGAGATCTGCGCCTCGACGATGTTGGGGTTCACGACCTGCCCGCAATCCACCGCGCAGACCACGCGGTCGATGGTCACGCGGCCCTGGTCGTCCACCGAGACCTCGGCGACGTGGGCGACGAAGCTGCTGAAGCTCTCATGCACGGCGATGCCGCGGCCCTTGCCCTTGGGCAGCGGCTGGCCCCAGCCGGCCTTCTCGGCCGCCAGCTTCAGCACGCCCTGGAGGCGCGGGTGGTCCTTCAGCATCTCTAGCCGGAAGGCCACCGGGTCCTTGCCCGCCGCCGCGGCCAGCTCGTCGATCATCACCTCCTTGGCGTAGGCGGTGTGGGTGTGACCGACCGAGCGCCACCACAGGGTGGTCACCGGGGACTTCGGCGACTGCAGATCGACGTACAGGTTCGGCACGGCGTAGGCCATGTCCGAGGACCCCTCGACCGAGGTCGCGTCCACGCCGTTCTTGACCATCACGGCTTCGAACGGGGTGCCCTCCATGAAGCTCTGCCCGACGATCTTCTGCCGCCACGCCACCAGCGTGCCGGAGGCGTCGAGGCCGGCCTTCACCTTGTGCAGGAACAGCGGGCGGTAGCGACCGCCGTGGATGTCGTCCTCGCGCGTCCACACCAGATGGACCGGGGCCTTGCCATAAGCTTTGGCGATGGACACAGCCTCGGCGATGTAGTCGGCGTCGGTCGTGGCGCGGCGGCCGAAGCTGCCGCCCGCCCAGACGGTGTTGATCACCACCTGCTCCGGCTTGCAGCCCAGCATGGCGGCGGCGACCTTCTGCTCGACCCCCTGGAACTGCGAGCCGGCCCAGATGGTGCAGCCGCCGTCCGGGTTCAGCTCCACGGTCGCGTTCAGCGGCTCCATCGGGGCGTGGGCGAGGTAAGGGAAGACGAACTCCGCCTCCACCACCTTGGCGGCTCCGGCCAGCGCCTTCGCCGCATCGCCAGTATCGGTGGCCACGTTGCCCGGCTGGTCGGCCAGCTTGCGGTAGTCGGCGAGCATCTCGTCGGTGCCGCGCATCTCCGCCTTGGCGTCGTCCCACTCCACCGTCAGCGCCTCGCGGCCCTTCATGGCGGCCCAGGTGTTCTTGGCGACGACCGCGACGCCCCTCGGCACGGTCAGCACCTCCAGGACGCCCGGAACCTGCTTGGCCGCGGCGGCGTCCACCGACTTCACGGTGCCGCCGAAGCGGGGGGAGCGGGCCATCACCGCCGTCACTTGGCCGGGGCGGCGGATGTCCATGGCGAAGATCGCCGTGCCGTCGGTCTTGGACACATGGTCCAGCCGGTGCAGCGACGGGTTGCCGATGAGCTTGTAGTCCTTGGCGTCCTTCAGCGCGACATTCTGCGGGACGGGCAGCTTCGCCGCGTCCTCCGCCAGTTCGCCGAAGCGGGCGCTGCGATTGGAGGCGGCGTGGCGGACGACGCCCTTCTCCACCGTGACGGACGAGGCCGGGACCGACCAGCGCGCCGCGGCGGTGGCGACCAGCATGGCGCGGGCGGCGGCGCCGGCCATGCGCAGCTCGTCCCAGCTGTTGGCGACGGCGGTGGAGCCGCCGGTGCCCTGGATGCCGAAGAAGTGGTTGGCGTAGAGCGCGCCGTCCGCCGGGGCGAAGGCGCCGCGCATCTGCGCCCAGTCGGCGTCAAGCTCCTCCGCGACGATGGTGGTCAGGCCGGTCATGATGCCCTGGCCCTTGTCCAGATGCTTGACCAGCACGGTGACCGTGTCGTCGGCGGCGATGCGGATGAAGGCCTGCGGGCGCGGGTCCGCCGGGCCGACAACCTTGGGGGTGGCGGCCTCGCTGGCGAACCCCGTCCGGGGCAGCATGGCGCCGAGAACCAGGGCGCCGCCGGCCCCCTTGAGGAAGCCGCGGCGCGAGGGGGAGGCGACATCCGCCGCCGCCTGCTTGATGAGCTGGTTCAGCATGGCTCAGGCCCCCATCGCCTTGGCGGCGTCCTTGATGGCCGCGCGGATGCGCGGGTAGGTGGCGCAGCGGCAGACGTTGCCGTCCATCGCCGCGTCGATGTCGTCGTCCGTGGGGTTGCGGTTGTCGGACAGCAGCGCCACGGCGCTCATGATCTGGCCGGACTGGCAGTAGCCGCACTGCACCACGTCCAGCTTCTGCCAGGCGGCTTGGACGGCCTGGGCGACCGTGCCGGACACGCCCTCGA is drawn from Azospirillum brasilense and contains these coding sequences:
- a CDS encoding PAS domain-containing protein, translating into MTDNDLQRLGLALLNSPAEAIAYSDREGIIRFWNAGAERVFGFTAEEALGQSLDIIIPDRQRQRHWDGYDQVMKTGESRYGSGDLLSVPATRKDGTRISVEFTIVPLKDADGAMMGMAAVMRDVTARFDEVKALRRQAAGR
- a CDS encoding DUF47 domain-containing protein, which codes for MLLLRAIRSMMPKEERVIEQFIEQARHIVDAAAALEAVMQAGPEERADRTATLKRIEKDADRVAKDAGRGLHRAFITPFDRSEIQALINALDDCIDLMDEVPRLAALYGIETFDDRMMRMAAIGRRQAALLSEVMPLLTKISVHADRILHICGQISDLEDEADEILRDAMKSLIAERPEMIDFLGRREVYELLEAVTDRCDDVGDLIEGITLDQA
- a CDS encoding SDR family NAD(P)-dependent oxidoreductase; translation: MSRKLDGKIALVTGATSGIGLAAAKRFAAEGAAVYLTGRRQSELEAAVAAIRDAGGTATGVQADSSNLADLDRLYAQIQSEAGRLDVLYANAGGGGMLPLGAITEDQYEDTFNRNVKGVLFTVQKALPLLGRGASVILAGSTAGSMGTAAFSVYSASKAAVRNFARSWILDLKDRGIRVNTLSPGPIRTPGLVELAGPDAAQQQGLVDYLAAQVPLGRVGDPDEIAKAAVFLASDDSSFVNGVELFADGGMAQV
- a CDS encoding LysR family transcriptional regulator, which gives rise to MSKLPDFEGLAMFAKVVEERSFAGAARAMGVSVATVSRAVGRLEERLGGRLFNRTSRRLALTDFGHSLAERAMRLYDEAEAAENAARELSSRPRGLIRLAVPMSFGLRWVAPLLPDFFRLYPEISIDLHLSDATVDLVGEGFDAALRIAVLPDSSLVARRLCPIAPVVLAAPRYIARHGLPRHPRDLKDHHCLGYAYRRRQDIWHFTNGAGEEESVTPSGPLRVTNADALVPMLLEGLAIAELPEFMATEHLADGRLTAILTDWSLPKGGLYFVTPSARTRPAKVGVLADFLVERLSEPAWRRSDSLGKDQHAPVMVNGT
- a CDS encoding S41 family peptidase, whose product is MKLRLVTAAALCAFLAIPGGMTAGRSAQAGDATPYGHSTEAEEVDRFVRALRTIRGQYVEPLTDHELVDIAIKAMAGRDRYSAYLDDGEYRQLQASNDGAFAGLGIRYEAHGTRVRIVETVPESPAEAAGLRSGDVILAVDQQPVGGAELATVKQMLSGPEGAAVSLTVLRAGMPDPFEVSVVRGKLRIPSVRLGAVGTVGYIRITRFDRQTATGVSTAIRSLRERIGPDIGGFIIDVRDNPGGLVQASVRVADAFLDKGTILTARGPGRGADKTYIATPGDETDGLPLVVLVNAKSASAAEILTGALKDHRRATVIGTTTFGKGIIQSVIPFDSGALKLTTARYYTPSGQSIHQIGIQPDETIAEPAAEDGQSALPSNGIPNAANDQAFARALSILRPQSAGLR
- a CDS encoding xanthine dehydrogenase family protein molybdopterin-binding subunit; its protein translation is MLNQLIKQAAADVASPSRRGFLKGAGGALVLGAMLPRTGFASEAATPKVVGPADPRPQAFIRIAADDTVTVLVKHLDKGQGIMTGLTTIVAEELDADWAQMRGAFAPADGALYANHFFGIQGTGGSTAVANSWDELRMAGAAARAMLVATAAARWSVPASSVTVEKGVVRHAASNRSARFGELAEDAAKLPVPQNVALKDAKDYKLIGNPSLHRLDHVSKTDGTAIFAMDIRRPGQVTAVMARSPRFGGTVKSVDAAAAKQVPGVLEVLTVPRGVAVVAKNTWAAMKGREALTVEWDDAKAEMRGTDEMLADYRKLADQPGNVATDTGDAAKALAGAAKVVEAEFVFPYLAHAPMEPLNATVELNPDGGCTIWAGSQFQGVEQKVAAAMLGCKPEQVVINTVWAGGSFGRRATTDADYIAEAVSIAKAYGKAPVHLVWTREDDIHGGRYRPLFLHKVKAGLDASGTLVAWRQKIVGQSFMEGTPFEAVMVKNGVDATSVEGSSDMAYAVPNLYVDLQSPKSPVTTLWWRSVGHTHTAYAKEVMIDELAAAAGKDPVAFRLEMLKDHPRLQGVLKLAAEKAGWGQPLPKGKGRGIAVHESFSSFVAHVAEVSVDDQGRVTIDRVVCAVDCGQVVNPNIVEAQISGGTGWAIGHALRDEITLTGGLVDQSNFDTYQPLRNSEMPPVEVHILPSTARPTGVGEPGVPTAAPAVANAVFAATGKRLHHLPFTRSGMV
- a CDS encoding DUF1328 domain-containing protein, with protein sequence MLKWALIFFVVSLVAGALGFTNVSSATAGVAKILFGIALIIFLVFLVLALLAGEVIF
- a CDS encoding (2Fe-2S)-binding protein — encoded protein: MIRLNINGQDRDVDVPGDMPLLWVLRDELNLTGTKFGCGIAQCGACTVHMDGTPIRACQTPAESAAGTKITTIEGVSGTVAQAVQAAWQKLDVVQCGYCQSGQIMSAVALLSDNRNPTDDDIDAAMDGNVCRCATYPRIRAAIKDAAKAMGA